The Kwoniella mangroviensis CBS 8507 chromosome 1 map unlocalized Ctg02, whole genome shotgun sequence genome window below encodes:
- a CDS encoding multiprotein-bridging factor 1 — MSGWDDKPQIIGFKQQRPTVAKGSALNSAQRSGLVVSSESKGAGQNHGPADHQRIAKLDRDDAPKPPEKIGVDVGKAVATARMAIKNQDGKSMTQKELATAVNAQPSAITDLEAGRAIPDQQLLAKLERKLNIKLRGAKATIGAPLHPPKKK, encoded by the exons atg TCTGGCTGGGACGACAAACCTCAAATCATCGGATTCAAACAACAACGACCTACTGTCGCTAAAGGCTCTGCTTTGAACT CCGCCCAACGATCGGGTTTGGTAGTTTCTTCAGAATCGAAAGGTGCTGGACAGAACCACGGAC CTGCCGATCACCAACGTATCGCCAAGCTCGATAGGGATGATGCACCTAAACCACCCGAAAAAATTGGAGTTGA TGTCGGTAAAGCAGTGGCAACAGCTAGAATGGCAATCAAGAATCAAGATGGAAAGTCTATGACTCAAAAGGAATTAGCTACTGCTGTTAATGCCCAACCTTCAGCT ATCACAGACTTGGAAGCTGGCCGAGCGATACCCGATCAACAACTGCTTGCTAAGCTcgagaggaaattgaatatCAAACTTCGAGGTGCGAAGGCTACTATCGGTGCACCTCTGCACCCACCTAAGAAGAAGTAA